The Streptomyces sp. NBC_01197 genome window below encodes:
- the murJ gene encoding murein biosynthesis integral membrane protein MurJ: protein MHGAAHHGGDSVEGTEPAGTRPRGRAARGRHAAPRKPRPAPRVLLKPAVLMAAGTVASRATGLIRQVLQAGALGTGLLATTYNQANTVPASLYFLIIGGALNSVLVPQLVRARIEQPDGGRAFEQRLVTLTLTVLGAGSLLAVWAAPQIIGVYQRDTPGNHAAFELTVVFARFLLPQIFFYGMYGVLGQVLNARGRFGAMMWTPVLNNVLLIAVFGWYAGVMTVADGVHDISRAQVTLLGAGTTSALAVQALALVPFVRAAGFRFRPRLDWHGTGMRASLGAARWTLLFVLANLAAATVVTRYATAADRELPRAGVGFTAYTYAQTIWSLPQSVVTVTLVTASLPRMSRAVAEHRGDDMRRDLSRTLRTSGLVTVPAAFFFLALGPQLAQLLFAHGAADAAATRPLGQMLQAFGPGLIPFSAQYVLLRGFYAFGDTRTPFLMALWIGAVQVALATGCHLLLPARWAVTGMAAAYGVAYAAGLLVTARLLRRRLGGRPAGGRIARTYGKLVAAALAGAAAGRVVAGLCPVPSGASAGAAALALAAGGGAMLLVFLLLARVCRIGELRGALRFRLVSGNR from the coding sequence ATGCACGGAGCAGCACACCATGGGGGAGACAGCGTGGAGGGCACAGAACCAGCAGGGACACGGCCGCGCGGGAGGGCCGCCCGGGGCCGGCACGCCGCTCCAAGGAAACCGCGCCCGGCCCCACGCGTACTGCTGAAACCCGCTGTGCTGATGGCGGCGGGGACCGTGGCGTCCAGAGCCACCGGCCTGATCAGACAGGTGCTCCAGGCCGGGGCACTCGGTACGGGTCTCCTCGCCACCACGTACAACCAGGCCAACACCGTCCCCGCAAGCCTGTACTTCCTCATCATCGGCGGGGCGCTGAACTCCGTCCTGGTGCCACAGCTGGTCCGCGCCCGGATCGAGCAGCCGGACGGTGGACGGGCCTTCGAACAGCGGCTGGTGACGCTCACGCTGACAGTCCTCGGAGCGGGCTCCCTGCTGGCCGTGTGGGCCGCGCCGCAGATCATCGGCGTGTACCAGAGGGACACGCCAGGCAACCACGCCGCTTTCGAACTGACCGTGGTCTTCGCCCGGTTCCTGCTGCCGCAGATCTTCTTCTACGGGATGTACGGCGTCCTCGGCCAAGTGCTCAACGCCCGGGGGAGGTTCGGGGCGATGATGTGGACGCCGGTGCTCAACAACGTACTGCTGATCGCGGTGTTCGGCTGGTACGCCGGGGTCATGACGGTGGCGGACGGTGTGCACGACATCAGCCGGGCACAGGTTACGCTGCTGGGCGCCGGCACCACCTCGGCCCTCGCGGTCCAGGCCCTCGCGCTGGTGCCGTTCGTCCGCGCCGCCGGATTCCGCTTCCGCCCGCGCCTCGACTGGCACGGGACCGGAATGCGGGCGAGCCTCGGCGCGGCCCGCTGGACGCTGCTGTTCGTGCTGGCCAATCTGGCGGCGGCCACCGTGGTCACCCGCTACGCCACCGCGGCCGACCGGGAACTGCCCCGGGCCGGAGTCGGCTTCACCGCGTACACATACGCGCAGACCATCTGGTCATTGCCGCAGTCCGTCGTCACGGTCACGCTGGTGACCGCGTCCCTGCCCCGGATGAGCCGGGCCGTCGCCGAGCACCGCGGCGACGACATGCGCCGCGATCTGTCCCGCACCCTGCGGACCAGCGGCCTCGTCACCGTCCCGGCTGCCTTCTTTTTTCTCGCGCTCGGCCCGCAGCTGGCGCAACTGCTCTTCGCGCACGGCGCCGCCGACGCCGCCGCCACCCGGCCGCTGGGGCAGATGCTCCAGGCGTTCGGGCCCGGACTGATCCCGTTCTCCGCGCAGTACGTGCTGCTGCGCGGCTTCTACGCCTTCGGGGACACCCGTACCCCGTTCCTGATGGCGCTGTGGATCGGCGCGGTCCAGGTCGCGCTGGCCACCGGCTGCCACCTGCTGCTGCCCGCACGGTGGGCGGTCACCGGGATGGCGGCCGCCTACGGGGTCGCTTACGCGGCCGGACTGCTGGTCACCGCGCGGCTGCTGCGCCGGAGACTCGGCGGCCGGCCGGCCGGCGGGAGGATCGCCCGCACCTACGGCAAGCTGGTTGCGGCGGCCCTTGCGGGCGCTGCCGCCGGGCGGGTGGTGGCCGGGCTCTGCCCGGTGCCGTCCGGCGCGTCCGCCGGGGCGGCCGCGCTCGCCCTGGCTGCGGGCGGTGGAGCCATGCTGCTGGTGTTCCTGCTGCTCGCACGGGTGTGTCGGATCGGCGAGTTGCGCGGGGCGCTGCGGTTCCGGCTGGTCAGCGGGAACCGGTGA
- a CDS encoding sensor histidine kinase encodes MGRERRERITDLALWALICAPVVLRTVVAGGGTWWRPVAGIAVLGAGVGLSRGRPLTALLLAVALGLTVTPRLWTPEYAAALAVFGYLAGRRTSLARPALHAFAGTAAVGLLITQAAHLDLWTWLVELSTLAFAVMVPWLLGRYVRQYAQLVDTGWLLAGRLEREQAVAADRARLLERSRIAGDMHDSLGHDLSLIAVRAAALEVDPSLSGRQRSAAGELRAAAGDATARLRDIIGVLRENDGAAPVSPPGESVAEQVERARRSGMEVELSGDGVADGLAPMTGRAVHRTVQESLTNAARHAPGAPVAVRFVRSDSALTVTVTSTAGPSGLSAGPAAEAGWADEVELHGGPGGGTGLVGLDERIRLAGGVLRHGPLPGGGFEVSATLPPEPGAPPAAPGGTFSSAQELARARQQVRRRLKQAVWVPLAATAALAVLIGAVGLATRYGTVLDRAQYDLFRVGDRAGPVGARLPRHAMGGAPAGAPPVSAGAECRYYRAGLFAELPAYRLCFSGGTLTSKAVLR; translated from the coding sequence ATGGGGAGAGAGCGGAGAGAGCGCATCACCGATCTGGCACTCTGGGCGCTGATCTGTGCGCCCGTAGTGCTGAGGACCGTGGTGGCCGGCGGGGGTACGTGGTGGCGGCCCGTGGCCGGGATCGCGGTGCTGGGGGCGGGCGTCGGGCTGTCCCGCGGGCGGCCGCTGACCGCGCTGCTGCTCGCGGTGGCGCTGGGCCTGACCGTCACGCCGAGGCTCTGGACACCGGAGTACGCGGCTGCCCTCGCGGTCTTCGGCTATCTGGCCGGCCGGCGGACCTCGCTCGCCCGGCCCGCGCTGCACGCCTTCGCGGGGACGGCCGCCGTGGGCCTGCTGATCACGCAGGCCGCGCACCTGGATCTCTGGACCTGGCTCGTCGAGCTGTCCACCCTGGCCTTCGCGGTGATGGTCCCGTGGCTGCTCGGCCGGTATGTGCGGCAGTACGCCCAACTCGTCGACACCGGCTGGCTGCTGGCCGGCCGGCTGGAGCGCGAGCAGGCCGTCGCCGCAGACCGGGCGCGGCTGCTGGAGCGCTCCAGGATCGCGGGCGACATGCACGATTCGCTCGGCCACGATCTGTCGCTGATCGCCGTACGGGCGGCGGCACTTGAGGTCGACCCATCGCTGAGCGGAAGGCAGCGGAGCGCGGCCGGTGAGCTGCGGGCCGCTGCGGGGGACGCCACCGCCCGGCTGCGCGACATCATCGGTGTTCTGCGGGAGAACGACGGGGCGGCTCCGGTCTCGCCGCCGGGCGAGAGCGTGGCGGAGCAGGTGGAACGGGCCCGCAGGTCGGGGATGGAGGTGGAGCTGAGCGGCGACGGGGTGGCGGACGGCCTGGCCCCGATGACCGGCCGCGCGGTGCACAGGACCGTCCAGGAGTCGCTCACCAACGCGGCCAGACACGCGCCGGGCGCACCGGTGGCGGTACGGTTCGTGCGGTCGGATTCGGCCCTGACGGTCACCGTCACCAGCACGGCAGGACCATCCGGCCTGTCAGCGGGCCCGGCGGCGGAGGCCGGCTGGGCGGACGAGGTGGAACTCCACGGCGGCCCGGGCGGCGGTACGGGGCTGGTCGGCCTGGACGAACGGATCCGTCTCGCAGGCGGGGTCCTGCGCCACGGGCCGCTGCCCGGCGGCGGCTTCGAAGTGTCCGCAACCCTGCCTCCCGAACCCGGCGCCCCGCCTGCGGCTCCCGGCGGAACATTTTCATCCGCGCAGGAGTTGGCCAGGGCCAGACAGCAGGTCCGGCGGCGTCTGAAGCAGGCGGTCTGGGTCCCGCTGGCGGCCACCGCCGCACTGGCGGTTCTGATCGGCGCCGTCGGCCTCGCCACCCGGTACGGAACGGTCCTCGACCGCGCCCAGTACGACCTGTTCCGCGTCGGCGACCGCGCGGGGCCGGTCGGTGCGCGGCTCCCCCGGCACGCGATGGGCGGCGCACCGGCGGGTGCGCCGCCTGTGTCCGCCGGTGCGGAGTGCCGGTACTACCGTGCCGGGCTGTTCGCCGAACTGCCCGCGTACCGGCTCTGCTTCAGCGGTGGCACCCTGACGTCCAAGGCGGTGCTCCGCTGA
- the glgP gene encoding alpha-glucan family phosphorylase, translating to MKAIRRFTVRPVLPEPLRPLGELARNLRWSWHAGTKDLFRAVDPDGFPAAGGDPVRLLGTVPAARLAELAADPGFLRALTEAADGLDTYLHGPRWYQEQPAGLPAAIGYFSPEFGVTAALPQYSGGLGILAGDHLKAASDLGVPLIGVGLLYRHGYFRQSLSREGWQQEHYPVLDPDELPVTLLREADGSPSRVALTLPGGRSLQAQIWQAQVGRVPLLMLDSDVEENEPGERSVTDRLYGGGSEHRLLQEMLLGIGGVRALRSYCRITGHPGPEVFHTNEGHAGFLGLERIRELVGTGLDFDAALESVRAGTVFTTHTPVPAGIDRFDRDLVARHFGDDGELPGVDGGRVLQLGRETYPGGEPRLFNMAVMGLRLAQRANGVSTLHGAVSREMFAGLWPGFDPDEVPITSITNGVHAPTWAAPEITRTAVRRIGAERTEHALSVGVADRWDAVADVPDAEIWELRRTLREQLVGEVRTRLRASWRGRGASDAELGWIDGVLDPGVLTIGFARRVPSYKRLTLMLRDRDRLTELLLHPVRPVQIVVAGKAHPADDGGKRLVQELVRFADDPRVRHRIVFLPDYGMAMAERLYPGCDVWLNNPLRPLEACGTSGMKAALNGCLNLSVLDGWWDEWFEPDFGWAIPTASGSGMDEDRRDELESAALYSLIEDRVAPRFYDRTASGLPERWVGMVRSTLATLGPKVLAGRMVREYVERLYAPAALAHRSLGPEAARELAGWKARVRTAWPEVHVDHVEAVAATAADGTAELGSTLSLRVQVALGGLGPDDVEVQAVSGRVDEQDRIADARTVALKPAGGPDLDGRRLYEGPLALDRTGPYGYTVRILPAHHLLATGAELGLVAAPTAATGEGAGVLLR from the coding sequence GTGAAGGCCATTCGTCGATTCACCGTCCGCCCCGTCCTCCCCGAGCCGCTGCGCCCGCTGGGTGAGCTCGCCCGAAACCTCCGCTGGTCCTGGCACGCCGGGACCAAGGACCTGTTCAGAGCCGTCGACCCCGACGGTTTCCCGGCGGCCGGCGGTGACCCCGTCCGGCTGCTCGGCACGGTGCCGGCAGCCCGGCTCGCCGAGCTGGCGGCCGACCCCGGCTTCCTGCGCGCCCTGACCGAGGCCGCCGACGGCCTCGACACCTATCTGCACGGACCGCGCTGGTACCAGGAACAGCCCGCCGGGCTGCCCGCGGCCATCGGCTACTTCTCACCCGAGTTCGGTGTCACCGCCGCACTCCCGCAGTACTCCGGCGGCCTCGGCATCCTCGCCGGCGACCATCTGAAGGCCGCCAGCGACCTCGGCGTACCGCTCATCGGCGTCGGCCTGCTCTACCGGCACGGATACTTCCGGCAGTCCCTCTCCCGCGAGGGCTGGCAGCAGGAGCACTACCCGGTGCTCGACCCCGACGAACTGCCGGTCACGCTGCTGCGCGAGGCGGACGGCTCACCCAGCCGGGTCGCCCTCACACTGCCCGGCGGCCGCTCGCTCCAGGCGCAGATCTGGCAGGCGCAGGTCGGCCGTGTCCCGCTGCTGATGCTCGACTCCGACGTCGAGGAGAACGAGCCGGGCGAGCGGAGTGTCACCGACCGGCTCTACGGCGGCGGCAGCGAGCACCGGCTCCTCCAGGAGATGCTCCTCGGCATCGGCGGGGTACGGGCGCTGCGCTCGTACTGCCGGATCACCGGGCACCCGGGCCCCGAGGTGTTCCACACCAACGAGGGGCACGCAGGCTTCCTCGGCCTGGAACGGATCCGCGAACTCGTGGGCACGGGGCTGGACTTCGACGCCGCTCTGGAGTCCGTGCGCGCCGGAACCGTCTTCACCACCCACACCCCCGTACCCGCCGGGATCGACCGGTTCGACCGCGACCTGGTGGCCAGGCACTTCGGGGACGACGGCGAACTGCCGGGTGTCGACGGCGGACGCGTGCTCCAGCTGGGCAGGGAGACCTATCCGGGCGGCGAACCGCGCCTCTTCAACATGGCCGTGATGGGCCTGCGGCTCGCCCAGCGCGCCAACGGGGTCTCCACCCTGCACGGCGCCGTCAGCCGGGAGATGTTCGCCGGACTGTGGCCGGGATTCGACCCCGACGAGGTGCCGATCACCTCGATCACCAACGGGGTGCACGCCCCGACCTGGGCGGCGCCCGAGATCACCCGCACCGCCGTCCGCCGGATCGGCGCCGAACGCACCGAGCACGCGCTGTCGGTGGGCGTCGCCGACCGCTGGGACGCGGTGGCCGACGTTCCCGACGCGGAGATCTGGGAGCTGCGCCGGACCCTGCGCGAGCAACTGGTCGGCGAGGTACGGACCCGGCTGCGGGCGTCCTGGCGCGGGCGCGGGGCGTCCGACGCCGAACTGGGCTGGATCGACGGGGTGCTCGACCCCGGGGTGCTGACCATCGGCTTCGCCCGGCGCGTCCCCTCGTACAAGCGCCTCACGCTGATGCTGCGCGACCGCGACCGGCTGACGGAGCTGCTGCTCCACCCGGTCAGGCCCGTCCAGATCGTGGTCGCGGGCAAGGCGCACCCGGCCGACGACGGCGGAAAGCGGCTGGTGCAGGAACTGGTGCGGTTCGCGGACGACCCGCGGGTGCGCCACCGCATCGTCTTCCTGCCGGACTACGGCATGGCGATGGCCGAACGGCTCTACCCGGGCTGCGACGTCTGGCTGAACAACCCGCTGCGCCCGCTGGAGGCGTGCGGTACCTCCGGGATGAAGGCGGCGCTCAACGGCTGCCTCAACCTTTCGGTGCTCGACGGCTGGTGGGACGAGTGGTTCGAGCCGGACTTCGGCTGGGCCATTCCCACCGCGAGCGGCTCGGGGATGGACGAGGACCGGCGGGACGAGCTGGAGTCGGCGGCGCTGTACTCGCTGATCGAGGACCGGGTCGCGCCGCGCTTCTACGACCGTACGGCCTCCGGCCTGCCCGAACGCTGGGTCGGGATGGTCCGCTCCACGCTGGCAACCCTGGGGCCGAAGGTGCTGGCGGGGCGGATGGTGCGTGAGTACGTCGAGCGGCTCTACGCGCCAGCCGCCCTCGCCCACCGCTCGCTCGGGCCCGAAGCGGCCCGGGAGCTGGCAGGCTGGAAGGCGCGGGTGCGGACCGCCTGGCCGGAAGTGCACGTCGACCATGTGGAGGCCGTAGCGGCGACCGCGGCCGACGGCACGGCGGAACTGGGCTCCACTCTCTCGCTGAGGGTCCAGGTCGCGCTCGGCGGGCTGGGGCCTGACGACGTGGAGGTGCAGGCGGTGTCGGGCCGGGTCGACGAGCAGGACCGCATCGCGGACGCGCGGACTGTCGCACTGAAACCGGCGGGCGGCCCCGACCTGGACGGACGCCGGCTGTACGAGGGCCCGCTCGCCCTGGACCGTACGGGGCCGTACGGCTACACGGTCCGGATCCTGCCGGCGCACCACCTGCTGGCGACCGGCGCGGAGCTGGGACTCGTCGCGGCACCGACCGCGGCGACGGGGGAGGGCGCGGGTGTGCTTCTGAGGTGA
- a CDS encoding alpha-1,4-glucan--maltose-1-phosphate maltosyltransferase produces MIGRIPVLDVRPRVDGGRRPAKAVTGETFQVTATVFREGHDAVAANVVLRGPRGRTAPWAPMRELAPGTDRWGADVTPDREGRWTYTVEAWSDPVTTWLHTARIKVPAGIDTELVLTEGAGLYTRAAAGVPKSRGRRAVLAVAEALADTAAPADDRLAAALAPDVVAALARYPLRELVSASEPLPLLVERERALYGSWYELFPRSEGAVVEEGKPHVSGTFRTAAKRLSAVAAMGFDVVYLPPVHPIGTTHRKGPNNALTAGPDDVGVPWAIGSPAGGHDAVHPDLGTLEDFDDFVGRARELGLEIALDFALQCSPDHPWVTQHPEWFHHRPDGTIAYAENPPKKYQDIYPIAFDQDMDGLVTETVRILRFWMGHGVRIFRVDNPHTKPVVFWERVIAEVNGRDPDVVFLAEAFTRPAMMHTLGAVGFQQSYTYFTWRTGKQELTDYVTELAGASAAAMRPNFFVNTPDILHGYLQHGGRPAFEVRAVLAATMAPSWGVYAGYELCENTTARAGSEDYLDSEKYQLRPRDWESAEREGRTIAPLITTLNELRRRHPALRQLRSVHFHHTDNDAVIAYSKSVSVPVATEFATGAPTEVATPGGEAAGATVTSNTVLIVVNLDPHHTQEATVSLDMPDLGLEWHESVPVCDELTGETYHWGRANYVRLEPGSTPAHILVLRPSPPIGGSPTS; encoded by the coding sequence CTGATCGGCCGTATCCCGGTGCTCGATGTGCGCCCGCGCGTCGACGGCGGGCGCAGGCCCGCGAAAGCGGTGACCGGTGAGACTTTCCAGGTCACGGCGACGGTCTTCCGTGAGGGCCATGACGCGGTCGCCGCCAATGTCGTCCTGCGCGGACCGCGCGGCAGAACCGCGCCCTGGGCGCCGATGCGGGAGCTGGCCCCCGGCACCGACCGCTGGGGCGCGGACGTCACCCCGGACCGCGAGGGCCGCTGGACCTACACGGTCGAGGCGTGGAGCGACCCCGTCACCACCTGGCTGCACACCGCCCGGATCAAGGTCCCGGCGGGCATCGACACCGAGTTGGTGCTCACCGAGGGCGCCGGGCTGTATACACGTGCGGCAGCCGGGGTGCCGAAGAGCAGGGGCCGCCGGGCGGTCCTCGCGGTGGCGGAGGCGCTGGCCGACACCGCGGCGCCCGCCGACGACCGGCTCGCGGCCGCGCTCGCGCCGGACGTGGTGGCGGCCCTCGCCCGGTACCCGCTGCGTGAGCTGGTCAGCGCGTCGGAGCCGCTGCCGCTCCTCGTGGAGCGTGAGCGGGCGCTGTACGGATCCTGGTACGAGCTGTTCCCGCGCTCCGAGGGCGCCGTGGTCGAGGAGGGCAAGCCGCACGTCAGCGGCACCTTCAGGACTGCGGCGAAGCGGCTTTCGGCCGTCGCGGCCATGGGGTTCGACGTGGTGTATCTGCCCCCGGTCCACCCCATCGGAACGACCCACCGCAAGGGCCCCAACAATGCGCTGACCGCCGGGCCCGACGACGTGGGCGTGCCGTGGGCCATCGGCTCACCGGCCGGCGGCCACGACGCCGTCCACCCGGATCTCGGCACCCTGGAGGACTTCGACGACTTCGTCGGGCGCGCCCGTGAGCTGGGCCTGGAGATCGCCCTCGACTTCGCGCTCCAGTGCTCGCCCGACCACCCCTGGGTGACGCAGCACCCTGAGTGGTTCCACCACCGGCCGGACGGCACGATCGCGTACGCGGAGAACCCGCCGAAGAAGTACCAGGACATCTACCCGATCGCCTTCGACCAGGACATGGACGGCCTGGTCACCGAGACCGTCCGCATCCTGCGCTTCTGGATGGGGCACGGCGTACGGATCTTCCGGGTGGACAATCCGCACACCAAGCCGGTGGTCTTCTGGGAACGGGTCATCGCCGAGGTCAACGGCCGCGATCCGGATGTGGTCTTCCTGGCCGAGGCGTTCACCCGGCCCGCGATGATGCACACCCTGGGCGCCGTCGGGTTCCAGCAGTCGTACACGTACTTCACCTGGCGAACCGGCAAGCAGGAGCTGACCGACTACGTCACCGAGCTGGCCGGGGCGTCCGCGGCCGCCATGCGGCCCAACTTCTTCGTGAACACCCCGGACATCCTGCACGGGTACCTCCAGCACGGCGGCCGCCCGGCCTTCGAGGTCCGTGCGGTGCTCGCGGCGACGATGGCACCGTCCTGGGGGGTGTACGCCGGGTACGAACTGTGCGAGAACACCACCGCCCGGGCGGGCAGCGAGGACTACCTGGACTCGGAGAAGTACCAGCTGCGGCCGCGCGACTGGGAGTCCGCCGAGCGGGAGGGGCGGACCATCGCCCCGCTCATCACCACACTGAACGAGCTGCGGCGCCGCCACCCGGCGCTGCGGCAGCTGCGTTCGGTGCACTTCCACCACACCGACAACGACGCGGTGATCGCGTACTCGAAGTCGGTGTCCGTACCGGTCGCCACGGAGTTCGCCACGGGGGCCCCCACGGAGGTCGCCACGCCGGGCGGAGAGGCAGCCGGAGCCACGGTCACCTCGAACACAGTTCTGATTGTCGTCAACCTTGACCCGCACCACACCCAGGAGGCCACGGTCTCGTTGGACATGCCGGATCTCGGCCTGGAATGGCACGAATCCGTCCCGGTGTGCGACGAGCTCACCGGTGAGACCTACCACTGGGGCAGGGCCAACTATGTGCGTCTGGAGCCGGGCAGTACGCCGGCGCACATCCTGGTGCTGCGACCGTCCCCGCCGATCGGAGGGTCACCCACATCATGA
- the treS gene encoding maltose alpha-D-glucosyltransferase produces MIVNEPVHDKFEDTPPKDRDPDWFKRAVFYEVLVRSFQDSNGDGVGDLKGITAKLDYLQWLGVDCLWLPPFFKSPLRDGGYDVADYTSVLPEFGDLADFVEFVDATHQRGMRVIIDFVMNHTSDQHEWFQESRKDPEGPYGDYYIWADDDKQFADARIIFVDTESSNWTFDPVRKQYYWHRFFSHQPDLNYENPVVQEEIISALRFWLDLGIDGFRLDAVPYLYQVEGTNCENLPQTHAFMKRVRAEIDASYPDTVLLAEANQWPEDVVDYFGDFKKGGDECHMAFHFPVMPRIFMAVRRESRYPVSEILAKTPAIPKNAQWGIFLRNHDELTLEMVTDEERDYMYAEYAKDPRMRANIGIRRRLAPLLDNDRNQIELFTALLLSLPGSPILYYGDEIGMGDNIWLGDRDAVRTPMQWTPDRNAGFSSSDPGRLYLPTIMDPVYGYQVTNVEASMASPASLLHWTRRMIEIRKQNPAFGLGSYTELPSSNPAVLAFLREYKDDLVLCVHNFSRFAQPTELDLNSFTGRHPVELIGGVRFPPIGELPYLLTLAGHGFYWFRLRKDAPTV; encoded by the coding sequence ATGATTGTCAATGAGCCCGTCCACGACAAATTCGAGGACACTCCCCCCAAGGACCGTGACCCCGACTGGTTCAAACGCGCCGTCTTCTACGAGGTCCTGGTCAGGTCGTTCCAGGACAGCAACGGCGACGGCGTGGGTGACCTCAAGGGCATCACCGCCAAACTGGACTACCTCCAGTGGCTCGGCGTCGACTGCCTCTGGCTGCCGCCGTTCTTCAAGTCGCCCCTGCGGGACGGTGGTTACGACGTCGCGGACTACACGTCCGTACTGCCGGAGTTCGGCGACCTCGCCGACTTCGTCGAGTTCGTCGACGCCACCCATCAGCGCGGGATGCGCGTGATCATCGACTTCGTGATGAACCACACGAGCGACCAGCACGAGTGGTTCCAGGAGTCGCGGAAGGACCCGGAGGGCCCGTACGGCGACTACTACATCTGGGCCGACGACGACAAGCAGTTCGCGGACGCCCGGATCATCTTCGTCGACACGGAGAGCTCCAACTGGACCTTCGACCCGGTGCGCAAGCAGTACTACTGGCACCGGTTCTTCTCCCATCAGCCGGATCTCAACTACGAGAACCCGGTGGTACAGGAGGAGATCATCTCGGCGCTGCGCTTCTGGCTCGACCTGGGCATCGACGGATTCCGCCTCGACGCGGTCCCGTACCTCTACCAGGTCGAGGGCACCAACTGCGAGAACCTCCCGCAGACCCACGCGTTCATGAAGCGGGTGCGCGCCGAGATCGACGCGAGCTACCCGGACACGGTGCTGCTCGCCGAGGCCAACCAGTGGCCGGAGGATGTCGTCGACTATTTCGGCGACTTCAAAAAGGGCGGCGACGAGTGCCACATGGCATTCCACTTCCCGGTGATGCCGCGCATCTTCATGGCCGTACGCCGGGAGTCCCGCTACCCCGTATCGGAGATCCTGGCCAAGACCCCGGCCATTCCGAAGAACGCCCAGTGGGGCATCTTCCTGCGCAACCACGACGAGCTGACGCTCGAAATGGTCACGGACGAAGAGCGCGACTACATGTACGCGGAGTACGCCAAGGACCCACGGATGCGGGCCAACATCGGCATCCGCAGGCGGCTCGCGCCCCTGCTGGACAACGACCGCAACCAGATCGAACTGTTCACCGCGCTGCTGCTCTCGCTGCCCGGTTCGCCGATCCTCTACTACGGGGACGAGATCGGGATGGGCGACAACATCTGGCTCGGCGACCGGGACGCGGTCCGTACGCCGATGCAGTGGACCCCCGACCGGAACGCGGGCTTCTCGTCCAGCGATCCGGGACGGCTCTATCTGCCGACCATCATGGACCCGGTCTACGGCTACCAGGTGACGAACGTCGAGGCATCCATGGCCTCGCCCGCCTCGCTGCTGCACTGGACCCGCCGGATGATCGAGATCCGCAAGCAGAACCCGGCCTTCGGCCTCGGTTCGTACACCGAGCTCCCCTCGTCCAACCCGGCCGTCCTCGCCTTCCTCCGGGAGTACAAGGACGACCTGGTGCTGTGCGTACACAACTTCTCGCGGTTCGCGCAGCCGACGGAACTCGACCTCAACTCCTTCACCGGACGCCATCCGGTGGAGCTGATCGGCGGGGTGCGCTTCCCCCCGATCGGTGAACTGCCGTATCTGCTGACCCTCGCGGGCCACGGCTTCTACTGGTTCCGCTTGCGCAAGGACGCCCCCACCGTGTGA